agataataaaaagaaagaattatatattaatgatagTGTGGATGATAAGgattataaaaaggatGAAGATGTTGTGGAAATAAATCAAAGGGATAATGGAAATTATGTAAGAGATACAAAAtggaataataaaaaaaataagagttttaatatgtataataataattatgttgATAATATTGATGGTGATAAAAGCTGTTATGATCATAAAAAGTGTGctaataatattgatgGTGATAAAAGCTGTTATGatcataaaaaatgtgataataatattgatgGTGATGTTGCggaaattaataaaaggGATAATGGAAATGATGTGAAAAGTACAACAtggaataataaaacacaTATGgattgtaatatatataataatatttattttaataatgaggattataattttgatgatgaacatataatacttgaagaagaaattaaaaaaagaaatataattttgGATGAACAAATCAAAGAATGTGCAATTTGtatagataaaaaaagtgagaaagaaaaaatgagATGTTCCACAAAAAGGtataaaaaagtaaattTAAGTCACACGTTTTTAAACAATATTAAGTTAATATATGAAAGGAAAgatttaaaagaaaatcagaagaaatatatattaattgtGAATAAGAAATGTCTAGAgaaatattcttattttaataCTATTGTAAATACTTATTATATAGGAAAAGAATGGATAAAAAtggataaatatataaattataaattatctaaaatattattttgtaataatataataaagcagattaataaatataattttaaaaagattATGAAAGCTTTAGATTTTTATGGATATTCATATGAtactatttttttaaagaatttatgtaataagataataataaataaatggttaaaaaatgatattttttttgaaaagatattaaaaagtaaAAGGTTTTTAAACGTTGGattattttatgatttaatatataattttttatataaaaataatatatttcttaaatatttttttagttTCTCTGGAGGCAGATTTATCAAatcatttataaattataacaaaaataaagcactcaaattaattaataaaattattaagaATATTAAGGATTTAAACCCTTGTACAAATTCGGTAATAGACTTTCTATGTGGATTTTATTCAAATGATGAGAATGAGATGATCAAATATTCCAAATCATCCCGAAGGAATAATTTGTATGGGATCAAAcataaagatataaatattccgaagaaaataaatggTAGTAGAAGAAAATCGAGTGATACTTATCTTTATAtgaagaataaaaaatacaacaAAAAGGTTTTAAGaaacattttaaataatgtatGGTTAAAAACAGATATGTTTATAAAGGAAAGTATTTATTATGGAGCAAATTTTTCTcttcaaaataataatttaagaaaaaagaagaaaaatatacataatatagaaaaaatagaaaatttTCTATATCATAATAGTGATAGAAGTTATTCAACCATCTGTACAAAAAGCCCCaatgaaaaattttataaatatgatatagataaaaatatagacGATGAATATTTAGATGATCATAGTTCTATAGATGATGAGAAGGATTTagaaaatgtaataaataatttttattcatcTAATGAActtaatataaattttaatgaaCATATGAGTGAATCATTCAATCActgtatatataatcaatcagaaaatgtaaattcggataataatattccaGATGATTCTGAACAATATGGAGATGATTATATAGGAAGCCACGgtaatcataataaaacGTTTCAATCATTTCAGGGGATACCTAATATGGCTTTTGATTTGTATACTCAGGACAACAAAAATAGACCAcggtaaaaaaaaaaaaaaaaaaaaaaaaaaatagatacttatatatacatatatatatatatatatatatatatatatatatagatacttatatatataaattgatacttatatatatatatagatacttatatatatttatatatacatatatatataaattgatacttatatatatatatatatatatatagatacttatatatatttatatatatttattttctgCGCGCAAAGATATTCTTTTCCATCGTGTGAAGATAATATCTTCCTACACGTTCATATGGAAAAAACGAATTAACTATATACCCaaattcttcttttttttcaggGGAGATAAGTTCATATCATTATGCTTTAAAGAAGAGGAAACATGTAACACCAACAAATATGTTAAAGATATCTCTTTTTTAGGTATAGGGGTAAGATcaaaggaaaataaaataaatgatttCAACTGctttaatattaatttaaaattaatgataagaaataatttattaagtaaaataaaatgtaacATTTCGAAAAGTGGGAAAAAGATATCTCCGTTTTTTCCTGTATGGCCTAATATCCCTGACTTTTTTGGatataaaatgtttaaaaatataaagaaggATTTCAAGAGGATgcaaaaaaatattaaaatgaaaaagaagCAAAACTCATtagatattataaataataaaaagaaatataagAACATAATAAGTGAAGTTTATGAAAAGGTAGGAACctttcaaaaaaaaaaatttaatgaAGAAGAATATACGTTGCATAAGAAgaacaacaataataataataataatagtaataatagtaaCAATAGTAACAATAGTAACAATagtaacaataataatagtagtaatataaaattatataatataaataatacgaaatcaataaatatcgatgaaataaaattaaaagatcttcattatatattaaatataaaaatatatcctATAAGAACTTTgctattatatatattatataattcattttttaaagattataataatgagTTTATTGAATTCTTTTGTAatagtataaataatgaaataagAGAATGGTTAttactatttttattacctaattttatacataaatcTATACATAAAGTTACATACCCGTTaaaattaacaaaaaatatattcagTGAATCTAGTGAATTTTATGaagattttttttctaatgaatatttaaaaatgaatgatatcgaaaaaattatcatatatacaaaaaattgTAATGAAGAAAATTCTGATATTTGTCCATTCCTTTTTTGTTATCTATGGTTAAAATCAAATGATTACAAAATAGATAAATGGATAAGTTcaaaaattaatgaaatattatttacatttcCTTATGCAAACTTTTTATTAagtaaatatttttcaaactttttattattcatacAATTATTTCGTACCTCTCTAGATGTAGATCATATGTATTTGTGTAAATCTCATTTCTATGTTTCTCTCAAACATAATATTTCCTTTATACACGAATCTTTGGTTAACGTATTATTTTCAACAACAATATATCACCCataagaaaattaaaatgtacatatatatatatatatatatattatacatatgttacatatattttttttaaaattgtCCTAAGAgttatacataaaattatttatataacattcTACTCAACATAtacaaatttatatatatatataataaaatatatgtatatttttttttttttttttttttttttttttttttttttttNNNNNNNNNNNNNNNNNNNNNNNNNNNNNNNNNNNNNNNNNNNNNNNNNNNNNNNNNNNNNNNNNNNNNNNNNNNNNNNNNNNNNNNNNNNNNNNNNNNNNNNNNNNNNNNNNNNNNNNNNNNNNNNNNNNNNNNNNNNNNNNNNNNNNNNNNNNNNNNNNNNNNNNNNNNNNNNNNNNNNNNNNNNNNNNNNNNNNNNNNNNNNNNNNNNNNNNNNNNNNNNNNNNNNNNNNNNNNNNNNNNNNNNNNNNNNNNNNNNNNNNNNNNNNNNNNNNNNNNNNNNNNNNNNNNNNNNNNNNNNNatatatatatatatatatatatttatatatatttatgttatcaaacttgtatttatataaaaaaaaaaaaaagaaatataataacatcTACATGCCATTATTCAAAGTAAAAGGGGAAGGAACAAATATTGCATATCATGAACAGATTTTtacttataaaaatgtcgaaaaatatgatgaagatATAATAGATATTGATAAGAAGTTTTTGAAAATTCCTAACAGGAATTtggaaatattaaaaagaataaatatttattcaaagtatgataaaaatgaagaaacTAATAATGgatttataaataaaaggaaaCGTACAcgtaataaaatatgttctaataatttaatagatgatataaaatatatggatatattaatatgtgGTGATAAAAATAGTGGGAAGACGACATTCTTAAATTGTTTAGGTTgtatagaaaataattgtCTGGGAAATAATTGTGAATATTATGGAAAGGataaaaagaatgaaacagaaaataaatgtcacaacaataattataataataataaggaaaAGATAGATATGAAGAAGTcaaagaataatatatcatataataattttaataataatgaaaaatattcaaataatatatttaatataaaaaaaaaaaatcaacAAGTTATATGGAATGATAACAAACTTGAATTATTATCTTATATACCAATCATTTTTTCTAAACTTATTAATAGAAATTATGAACAATTCAGGAAatcatttaaaaagaattttttaGACACTGATGTATGTGAAATgtctttatttataacaaGGGATgatttatcttttattaattatgaGTTTCATATATCTAATGATTTTTGTACTAACcattattttaattatataaaaattaatttttgtgAATATGGGGAAgatttttttcataaaataaaaacatacTATAAAATCTACTATTATAAAcagaataaatatatactacatgaacatatgaaaaaaaaaaaaaaaaaaaaccaaaAGTTACCCTTATTCCATTCACCTAGGATAGTGAATATGATCGAAAGTGCTTTATTCAGAATACgagaaataaaatacatcaacttttttataaatttaaaaaa
The genomic region above belongs to Plasmodium reichenowi strain SY57 chromosome 13, whole genome shotgun sequence and contains:
- a CDS encoding hypothetical protein (conserved Plasmodium protein, unknown function), producing the protein MSCNIKKRSCDVNKSEGDEKYCSKTKNKSVCRYISNGGNNNMLKRRKCNVVGEKEKYDEQIFMEIKNLYTNDNITNDNITNDNITKDNITNDMNTEYNNYNDRLCISFNDVVSCDGNNKDDNFCCNILYEEMHKKEDENNVYTNEDNNLCTSNILCNEKKNIIFKKRTKDNLYEKVHSKSYNNSLKKNKIRRLLNEEYFRKYSHEMDVYNTKDYCINEEKKNIYNYYSVDKIFEIPSDYKNKDKGYNNMERIKSNKSNINNRIERNLKKCNNNMEKEKDDAFFFKCSDNKQLCEVLLDKENHFDEEQKCKIGNINDNNLNGNIIKYRNTSIIENKSNLYNKECNIFNKNDINFDECNISVYSIDKDKKKYFTHYNNNNNNNNNNNNNNNNNSQHHNNYIKCYYNSSSKRSGTIESVENVKNIRDMKDTIYEKKKKIKSIHNKILRLIKEDNKKCVQHVINDNLYEKSDKHIKYEQNGDNKKKELYINDSVDDKDYKKDEDVVEINQRDNGNYVRDTKWNNKKNKSFNMYNNNYVDNIDGDKSCYDHKKCANNIDGDKSCYDHKKCDNNIDGDVAEINKRDNGNDVKSTTWNNKTHMDCNIYNNIYFNNEDYNFDDEHIILEEEIKKRNIILDEQIKECAICIDKKSEKEKMRCSTKRYKKVNLSHTFLNNIKLIYERKDLKENQKKYILIVNKKCLEKYSYFNTIVNTYYIGKEWIKMDKYINYKLSKILFCNNIIKQINKYNFKKIMKALDFYGYSYDTIFLKNLCNKIIINKWLKNDIFFEKILKSKRFLNVGLFYDLIYNFLYKNNIFLKYFFSFSGGRFIKSFINYNKNKALKLINKIIKNIKDLNPCTNSVIDFLCGFYSNDENEMIKYSKSSRRNNLYGIKHKDINIPKKINGSRRKSSDTYLYMKNKKYNKKVLRNILNNVWLKTDMFIKESIYYGANFSLQNNNLRKKKKNIHNIEKIENFLYHNSDRSYSTICTKSPNEKFYKYDIDKNIDDEYLDDHSSIDDEKDLENVINNFYSSNELNINFNEHMSESFNHCIYNQSENVNSDNNIPDDSEQYGDDYIGSHGNHNKTFQSFQGIPNMAFDLYTQDNKNRPRGDKFISLCFKEEETCNTNKYVKDISFLGIGVRSKENKINDFNCFNINLKLMIRNNLLSKIKCNISKSGKKISPFFPVWPNIPDFFGYKMFKNIKKDFKRMQKNIKMKKKQNSLDIINNKKKYKNIISEVYEKVGTFQKKKFNEEEYTLHKKNNNNNNNNSNNSNNSNNSNNSNNNNSSNIKLYNINNTKSINIDEIKLKDLHYILNIKIYPIRTLLLYILYNSFFKDYNNEFIEFFCNSINNEIREWLLLFLLPNFIHKSIHKVTYPLKLTKNIFSESSEFYEDFFSNEYLKMNDIEKIIIYTKNCNEENSDICPFLFCYLWLKSNDYKIDKWISSKINEILFTFPYANFLLSKYFSNFLLFIQLFRTSLDVDHMYLCKSHFYVSLKHNISFIHESLVNVLFSTTIYHP